The sequence below is a genomic window from Brooklawnia cerclae.
TCGTCATCGATCCGCAGGAACGCATGCTCCTGGAGACCGTGTGGCACACGCTCGAGGACGCCGGTGTGACGCGGAGCGTGCTCACGCGCCCGGCGGACGACGACCTTCAGGAGGACGTCGGGGTGTTCGTCGGCACGACGAGCCAGACCTACCAGTTCTGGGGGGTGGAGGAGTCGCTGCGGGGCAGGCCCGTCCTGACCAATGCCTCCCCGTGGTCGCTCGCGAACCGGGTGAGCTACTTCTTCGACTTCTCCGGGCCGAGCATGCCGGTGGACACCGCGTGCTCGTCGGGGTTGAGCGCCGTCCACCTGGCCATGGAATCCCTGCGCTCGGGTGAGTGCACGAGCGCGATCGCGGCCGGGGTCAACCTGTTCCTGCATCCGCTGAAGTACGTCTCGATGTGCCAGATGAAGATGCTCTCGCCGACCGGCCGGTTGAGTGCCTTCGGGGCCGACGCCGACGGATTCGTCCCGGGAGAGGGAGTCGCCGCGGTACTGCTGAAGCCGTTGTCGAAGGCACTCGCCGACGGCGACCGGGTCAGGGCGCTCATCCGCTCGTCGGCGGTCAACCACGGGGGGAAGACCAACGGGTACACGGTGCCCAGCGTGAGCGCGCAGGCCAGGCTGCTCAGGCGTGGCTGGGAGCGGGCGGCCATCGATCCGGCGAGTATCGGATACCTCGAGATGCACGGCACGGGCACCAGGCTCGGTGACCCGATCGAGGTCGAGGCCGCGGCACGCGCCATGGCCGCGTCCACCGACCGGAGGCGCTTCTGTGCGATCGGTTCGGTGAAGGCGAACATCGGGCACCTCGAGTCGTGCTCGGGCCTGGCGTCCCTGATCAAGGTCGTCAGGCAGATGGAGACGCGCACTCTGGCACCCACGATCAACGCGTCGCCGCTCAATCCCCGGCTCGAACTCGAGAACGGGCCGTTCTTCATCACCGAACAGCAGTTGCCGTGGGAGCCCGACGAACGCAGCGGCGTGCTCCGCGCCGGAATCAGCTCGTTCGGTGCCGGTGGCTCCAACGCCCACATCGTCGTCGAGTCGTTCGCGGGCCGTGGCCACAGCACGGTTCCCGCCTCGCCGCAACTCATCGTCTTGTCCGCACGGACCGACGACAGGCTCCCGCTCATGGCCGAACTGCTCGCCGACCACCTCGAGCGGCAGGCCGACGTGTCGCTGGCCGACGTCGCCTGGACGCTGCAGACGGGTCGGGAGCCGCTCGCGGCCCGTCTGGCGTTCGTGGCGTCGGACGTCTCCCACTGTGTTGCCGTGCTCCGGCAGGTGGCCACCGGAGCGGTCATCGAGGGGGTGGCCCGCACTCCGGAGGGGACGATCGGTCAGCCGGAATCCTCGCCCGCGGAGGTCACCCGGGGTCGTGCGGACGAGCAGAGCCTCGGACGTCTCGCCCAGGCGTGGACGCGCAAGGCCCACATCGACTGGGATTCGCTCCACGGCCGCCGGCCCGGCGTCGTCTCGCTTCCCGAGTACCCATTCGAGCACACGCACTACGTCGTCGAGCACGGGGTGAGGGAGCCGCTCGCGGCGATCGACGCCGAGCGGGTGGAGCGGACCGTTCGCGAGCGGCGGGAGGACCGTGCGGTTGACGAGGAGATCGGTTCGGTGCACCCGCAGACGAGCACGTACGTCCCTGTCTGGGACGAGTTCACCGACGACGGGCGGCCGGCGAAGTCCTGGGAGGGACGGGTCGTCACGGTGTTCGCCGACGAGACCTTCGCCGAACTGTCGGACGCCCTCGCGAACCGGCTGCGCGAGCACGGCGCCACCGTGTCGGTCCTCGACATGCAGAGGTGGGCCGAGGCCGATCGTTCCGTCTACGAGCGCTCGACCGACATCGTCCACCTGCCGCAACCGAGACGGGCCGGTGGGGACGACATCTGGAGCCTGACCGCTCTCGAATCCGAGCAGGAGCAGGCCTTGCTCGGATTCCTCGGCATCGTCCGGCGGGTCATGTCCCGTGGGGCCACGGCCGCAGGATGTGACCTCTACGTCGTGACGGACCGGGTGCACGATCTCGCCGGGGTGTCGCGGAGGCCCTACGGCGGCGGCGCGAGCGCCCTGCTCCGAAGTGCCGTGAAGGAAGGCGAGGGATTCCGGGGCGTCGCGATCGACTTCGACCTGTCCGACACCGCGTCCCACCTGGACGAGGTCTGCTCCCACGTCCTCGGCACTGCCTGCACCGAGGACGTGGAGGAACTGCTCGTGCGGGACGGACGAGCACACGTGCTGCGGCTCGCGGGTTCGCGGCTGCCTCTCGCCGGACGCGAGCCGATCGCGCCGGGAAGCGTCCACGTCATCGTCGGGGGCCTCGGATCGGTCGGCTTCGCCTACGCCGATCACCTGGTCCATGCCTGCCACGCGCGCGTGTGCCTGGTGGGGCGTTCGCCGCTCTCGGCGGACACGCGCAGGCTCCTGGCCCGTCTCGGCGATTCCGGCGTCCACTACCTCTATCGGGCTGTCGATGCGACCGACGACGAGGCCCTGCGCGCGGTACTGGAGGAGGTCGTGCAGCGGTGGGGTGCCGTCGACGGCCTCGTCCACAGCGCGATGGTCTTCGACGAGACGGCTGTCGCCGACATGTCGGAGGAGACCTTCCGTTCGGTGCTGAGGCCCAAGACCCGTGTGGTGCAGGCCATGCTGAAGGCCGCTCGTGGGCTCGAGATCGGGCACGTCCTGGCGTTCTCGTCGTCGCAGACCTACCTGGGAACCAGGCATCGGGCGCACTACGCCGCCGCCTGCGCCTCGTTGCGGGCGTACCTGGACGCCGCGCGAGAGGCGCTCGGGGTTTCCGTCCATCGCATCGACTGGGGTTTCTGGGGCACTGACAAGGGACGACGCATCGACCGGTCGTACGAGGACTTCCTCGCCGTTCGTGGGGTGCGCCCGATCGGTGAACACGACGGTATGGACGTCGTCATGAGGGTGCTGTCCAACTCGCTTCCCGAGACCACGGTCCTGACGGTCAGCGAGCGGGTGAAGTCCCACATCCACATCCTCACGGAAGCCGGCATCCCCGGATCGGCCCTCGAAGCGCCGCCTGGGGAATCGGGTGTCCGGCGGGCCCCGCGCCGCGCCCCGGCCGGGGACCGGCCTCAGGGGCCGCAGCCGGGAACCGCGGAGCCGGGGCAGGAACGGTTCGCGGAGAAGGCCGCGCAACCGCCGGAGGGCATCGGGGACGTGGAGGCTCAACTCGTTCGCCTGCTCGCCGAGGTGATCTCGGCGTCCGAGGCCGACATCGACCCCTCCGCCTCGTTCATGGACATCGGCCTCGATTCGATCTCGGGGCTGAAGTTCGTGCGTGCGGTGGCCGACGCCTGGTCGATCGACCTGGGGGACACGGTCGTCTTCGACTTCCCGACGATCGCGAGCCTGAGCGAGCACATCCTCGACACCTACGGCGACCAGCTCCGCGCGTCGCACGCGGAGCCTCCCCGGGCAGGCGCGAATCCCACGGAACCACCGCAGGTCGCCGACGAGGACCACAGCGAGGTCTTCGCCCTGTTCAAGATGCTCGAATCCCGGGAGATGACCCCGGACGACCTGATGGCAATGGGAGACGATGACCATGCGCTCTGAGCGACGCAAGGAACTGATGGAACTCGTCTACGCGGGCAAGCTCACCGCCGCGGAGGCGACGGCCCGCTACCTCGAACTCGAGACCTCCGAGCAACCCTCACAGGTCAGTCCCCACGATGTCGCCGTCATCGGGATGTCGGGACGCTTCCCCGCGGCCGACGACGTGGACGAGTACTGGGAACTGCTTCGCGACAACCGTTCCGCGATCGTGGACGTGAAGTCGCGCTGGCCACAGATCGACGAGTTCTACTCGGCGGATCTCACGGACTCCTCGCGTGCGCACAGCCGCTGGGGCGGGCTGATGAACAACATCTTCGACTTCGACCCGCTCTTCTTCGAGCTGTCACCGCGTCAGGCCCAGCTCATGGAACCCCGCCAGCGGCTGCTGCTGATGGAGAGCTGGAAGGCGTTCGAGGACGCGGGCTACAGCCGGGGGGAGCTCGACGGCAGGAACTGCGGCGTGTTCGTCGGGTGCGAGGGCAGCTCGGACTACTTCGACGACATGGTGCGCGAACGCATGGACGGGAACGCCGTCCTGGGTCACTCCAACGCCGTCCTGTCCGCGCGCCTCGCCTACTTCATGAACCTGAGGGGCCCGTCGATGACCGTCGACACGGCCTGCTCGTCGTCGCTGGTGGCGATACACCTGGCATGCCAGGCCATCCGCGACGGATCCGCCGACATGGCGTTGGCGGGCGGGGTGACGGTCATGCTGTCGATCGGCCAGCAGCTCCTGCAGAGCAGTATGGGAATGCTGTCGCCCGAGGGAAAGTGCAAGACCTTCGACGCCTCCGCGGACGGGTTCGTCCCCGCGGAGAGCGCGGCCGTGGTGGTGCTCAAGTCCCTGGAATCCGCGATCAGGGACTCCGACCACATCTACGGGGTCATCAAAGCCAGCACGGTCAACCAGGACGGGAAGACCAACGGCATCACCGCCCCGAGCTCGCACTCGCAGCAGGAGCTCATCGAGCGCGCCGTCGAGATGAGCGGCGTCGACCCCGCGGCGGTCCGCTACGTCGAGGCCCACGGCACAGGGACGCGGCTCGGTGACCCCATCGAGGTGGACGCACTGTCCCGGACCTATGGGGCGATGACAAGGCGAGGCACCACGGGGATCGGCTCGGTGAAGACGAACATCGGTCACGCGAGTGCCGCGTCCGGCGTCGCATCCCTCGTCAAGCTGCTGCTCGGCATGAAGCACGATCTGATTCCCGCGAGCATCAACTGTCACGAGCTGAATCCCCGCGTCCAGCTCGACGGCACCGGGCTCTACATCGTCCGCGAGAACGAACCGATGTTCCGGGGCGAGAAGGACGAGGTCATCACCGCGGTGAGTTCGTTCGGATACAGCGGCACGAACTGCCACCTCGTGGTGAGCTCGGCGCGCGGCTTCGGCGCAGGGCCGGTGCGCGACCCGCGTCCGGCGAGCCCGGACCCCCTGCCGTTCTTCGCCTCGGCCGCCACCCCGGAAAGCCTCCGGGCGCTCTGCGCGTCCTACGTCGAGTGGCTCGTGGCCCACGGTGACGACGTCGATCCCGCGCAGCTCTCCCTCCAGACGCTGGCCCTCCGCACGCCGATGAAGTTCCGGATCGTCCTGCCGTTCCGGACGATCCCCGAACTCGTGGACCTCCTGGCATCCGTCGGTGACGAGGCCGTCGTCGCCACGCGCAAGAACCAGGGGCGGGACGAGGCCGCCGCGCTCGACCAGGCCATCGGGAACTACCTCTCCGAGCCGGACCGCGACGCGGCCGGGCTCGCCGGTCTGCTCGGGCGGATCGCGTCCACCTATCTGCGAGGCGTCGACGGCCGGTATCACCGGCTGGTTGCGCTGGTCGACCGGCGGCTGCCTCTTCCGACCTACCGCTTCGCCGCGACCCGGTACGAGCTGGACCCCGACGACATCGGCCGGACGCCCATCCGCGAGACGGCCCCGCAACCCCCGCGGCGAGGGGAGGGGATCGCCTTCCGGCGTGCCGCGGTAGGCGGGCCGGATCTCGAGTGCGAGCTCGCCGGGGACGAGGCCTTCCTCCGCGACCACTGCCACATACTCCCCGGGGTCATATACCTGGAGCTGTTCAGGGCTGCGGCGGCCGCACTGGACCCGTCGAGTCGCGTGGCCTCGGTGCGGAACGTCATGTGGATGCGCCTCATGCACATTCCCGACGGCGTGACCGCGACCATTCGCATGGCCGTCGGTCGCCGCGGTGCCGATCGCGTCGACCTGACGCTGTACAGGGTCGACGACGCGGCGGCCGGCTCGTCCGCGGGGGAGCCGTTCGCGACGGCACAGGTTCACTACGGGCAACCGGCGCCGAGGCCTCGTGTTGTTCCCGAGGAGGAGTTCCTGCGCGGGCTGGACGGTGGCGCGAGCGCCGTCGAGAACTACCGGAGTCTGCTGTCCGACAACGGTGTCGGGGTGGGACCGGCCTTCAAGGGAGTCAGACGCATCCACAGCGACGCGAACCGGGCCCTCGGCGAACTCGGTCTGGAAGAGCCCGTGGAGGGACTCGAGTCGTTCGAGATACCGCCGTCGCTCGTCGACGGTGGCTTCAGTGGGATCGGGGCATGGATCTGTGACGACCGTCCGGAGGACCGCGGTCTGTATCTTCCTTTCTCGATCGGGAGAATGGAGCTCTACGACCTCTCCGAGCCCCCTCGTACGGTACGGATCGTCCGAACCCACGGCGCGACGCCCGGCGACGTGCAGACGGCCGGGTACGAGCTGACCTATCTCTCGCGGGCCGGTGAGGCGGTCATACGCATCGAGAACATGTTCCTGCGCCGGTTGGAGGGCCAGGACGAGCCGGCGAGGGACGACTCGCAGGTGGTCCCGCTGACGGAGACGTGGCACGAGACCGATCGCATGCCGGTAGCGCCCTTCGATGGCCTCCTGGTCGGGCTCGCCCGGTCGGCCCGCGAGCTGGAGCTCTTCAGGGACGCGTTCAGGGATGCCACGACGCCGAGCGTCATCGCCGCCCAGGGCGTCCCGGCTCGCGACCTGCGCGAGGGCGAGCACCTGCTCGGCGGCCTCGACGAGGCATCGCTGCGTGAACTGGTCGATTCCCGGATTCCTCGGGACACGGCGCTGCGGTTCCTGCTGATGGGTTCGCCCTCGGACGACAGGTCGGTGGATCGTGTCGAGTCGGGGGTCGTCACGGTGATGAGGATCGTCCGCACCCTCATGAGGAAGCCGGTCAACTCGCCGACCGACCTGGTCTTCTTCTCGTCCGGCGATCCGCTCGAACAGGCCGTCTCCGGGTTCTTCCACACCATGAACCTCGAGAAGCCGCTGTACCGCGGTCGTGTCGTGACGATCGCGGAAGGGGCCGACGTCCCGTCCGCCCTCGAGCAGGAGGCCGCCGCGACGACGGAGGCCTTCGACGTCCGCTACGAGAACGGCAGACGGTACGAGCTCCGGCTCGCCCGGATGCCCGAGGGGGACGTGACGCCCACGGCGGCGGACGGGGCGTACATCGCGGGCGGGGCCTTCCTCGTCACCGGGGGAGCAGGCGGGATCGGGCTCGCGCTCGCCGGGCACCTGTTCGCGCACGGCGCGGCCCGGGTGTACCTGTGCGGGCGATCGGCCCTCGACGAGCGGCGACGTGCCGCCCTCGCCCCGCTGGAGCAGCAGGGGTTCGATGTGCGCTACCTGCCGTGCGATATCACCGACGCGGAATCGGTTCGTTCTGTGGCCGAGGTGCTCGCGGGGGACGCGAACGCTTCGGGCCGACCCGTGGTCGACGGGATCTATCACGCCGCCGGCGTCCTCCGCGATCGCTTCATCATCGCCAAGGACGAGGAGTCGTTCCATCAGGTGATCGCACCCAAGACCACCGGCGCGGACACCATCGTGGACGCCGCCAGGAGGCTGGGCGCGTCCTTCGTCATGTTCTTCTCGTCCACCTCGTCGGTCCTGGGCAATCCGGGGCAGTGCGACTACTCGTTCGGGAACCGTTACCTGGATGTCCTGGCGCAGCGAGCCGCGAGCGACCAGGCCGGGCCGAGACTGCATTCCCTCAACTGGTCGGTCTGGGCCGACGGTGGCATGCGGATACCCGACGAACAACTCGCGATGCTGGAGGGTCGCTACGGGTTGACCCCGTTGCCGTTCTCCGCCGGGTTCGCGGCCATGGACGCGTGCATCGCCCGCGGGCACACCAGGGCGGTCGTCCTCCACGGGCACCAGAACCGGATCCTGGCGAACTTCTTCCCCTCCGGGCAGGAGCACGGTGGAGCCCGGCCGGTCGATGGTGGCGTCTCGGCCTTCGAGGCCGCGCTCGAAGGTGATCTGCGCGACGTCATCTGTGCGACGCTGCGGCTCGAGGCGGAGGCGATCGACTTCGACGACGACCTGGCTCGCTACGGATTCGACTCCATCTCGTTCTCCGAGTTGGCCAGCCGGTTGAACGACCTGTTCGGCCTGGACCTGACTCCGGCGATCTTCTTCGGATACACCTACCTGCACGAGCTCAAGCAGGGGCTGCTCGACGAGTACGGCGACGAACTCGCCCGTCACTACGGCTCGAAGGGGTCGGTGACGGCCGCGGTCGGCCCTGTCGCTCCCGCGGCACGGGTCGGCGACCTGAAGCCTCTCGTCGTGCCCGAGGCGCCCGTCCCGGAGCCCAGGACGTCGCCTGCCGTGGACGCGGGCCCCGTGAGTGCCGATCGACCCGCGGACATCTCCACCGGCTACCCGCCGGTCGCCATCATCGGCATGTCGACCAGGCTGCCGCGCTCGTCGGACAGTGACGAGTTCTGGAACCACCTCGTGGCGGGTGACGACCTGGTGA
It includes:
- a CDS encoding alpha/beta fold hydrolase; the encoded protein is MTMRSERRKELMELVYAGKLTAAEATARYLELETSEQPSQVSPHDVAVIGMSGRFPAADDVDEYWELLRDNRSAIVDVKSRWPQIDEFYSADLTDSSRAHSRWGGLMNNIFDFDPLFFELSPRQAQLMEPRQRLLLMESWKAFEDAGYSRGELDGRNCGVFVGCEGSSDYFDDMVRERMDGNAVLGHSNAVLSARLAYFMNLRGPSMTVDTACSSSLVAIHLACQAIRDGSADMALAGGVTVMLSIGQQLLQSSMGMLSPEGKCKTFDASADGFVPAESAAVVVLKSLESAIRDSDHIYGVIKASTVNQDGKTNGITAPSSHSQQELIERAVEMSGVDPAAVRYVEAHGTGTRLGDPIEVDALSRTYGAMTRRGTTGIGSVKTNIGHASAASGVASLVKLLLGMKHDLIPASINCHELNPRVQLDGTGLYIVRENEPMFRGEKDEVITAVSSFGYSGTNCHLVVSSARGFGAGPVRDPRPASPDPLPFFASAATPESLRALCASYVEWLVAHGDDVDPAQLSLQTLALRTPMKFRIVLPFRTIPELVDLLASVGDEAVVATRKNQGRDEAAALDQAIGNYLSEPDRDAAGLAGLLGRIASTYLRGVDGRYHRLVALVDRRLPLPTYRFAATRYELDPDDIGRTPIRETAPQPPRRGEGIAFRRAAVGGPDLECELAGDEAFLRDHCHILPGVIYLELFRAAAAALDPSSRVASVRNVMWMRLMHIPDGVTATIRMAVGRRGADRVDLTLYRVDDAAAGSSAGEPFATAQVHYGQPAPRPRVVPEEEFLRGLDGGASAVENYRSLLSDNGVGVGPAFKGVRRIHSDANRALGELGLEEPVEGLESFEIPPSLVDGGFSGIGAWICDDRPEDRGLYLPFSIGRMELYDLSEPPRTVRIVRTHGATPGDVQTAGYELTYLSRAGEAVIRIENMFLRRLEGQDEPARDDSQVVPLTETWHETDRMPVAPFDGLLVGLARSARELELFRDAFRDATTPSVIAAQGVPARDLREGEHLLGGLDEASLRELVDSRIPRDTALRFLLMGSPSDDRSVDRVESGVVTVMRIVRTLMRKPVNSPTDLVFFSSGDPLEQAVSGFFHTMNLEKPLYRGRVVTIAEGADVPSALEQEAAATTEAFDVRYENGRRYELRLARMPEGDVTPTAADGAYIAGGAFLVTGGAGGIGLALAGHLFAHGAARVYLCGRSALDERRRAALAPLEQQGFDVRYLPCDITDAESVRSVAEVLAGDANASGRPVVDGIYHAAGVLRDRFIIAKDEESFHQVIAPKTTGADTIVDAARRLGASFVMFFSSTSSVLGNPGQCDYSFGNRYLDVLAQRAASDQAGPRLHSLNWSVWADGGMRIPDEQLAMLEGRYGLTPLPFSAGFAAMDACIARGHTRAVVLHGHQNRILANFFPSGQEHGGARPVDGGVSAFEAALEGDLRDVICATLRLEAEAIDFDDDLARYGFDSISFSELASRLNDLFGLDLTPAIFFGYTYLHELKQGLLDEYGDELARHYGSKGSVTAAVGPVAPAARVGDLKPLVVPEAPVPEPRTSPAVDAGPVSADRPADISTGYPPVAIIGMSTRLPRSSDSDEFWNHLVAGDDLVTEVPVDRWDWQGIYGDTRVDRHRTTYHHGAFIDAIDTFDPYFFGIAGTDAEVMDPQERMMLEEAWHALEDAGYDPTALSGSDTGVFVGVSTGDYKELLIKASYPNMLTHTMIPNRISFTLNLHGPSMVVDTACSSALVSIHEAVQEIQRGHCGMALAGAVNVICSPGLYITQGRMNMLSPGGSCKTFDASADGYVRGEGCGMVVLKPLDAALRDRDRIMGVIRGSAVNHGGTASNLFAPNEAAQSEVIRAAYHRGGVAASAVSYVETHGTGTALGDPIEVNALKRAYRDLYREESRTFGDDGPAVCLGAVKTNTGHLEAASALPGLLKILYSFERGVIPRNIHFAKVNPYLQIERTPFELATENVSWDELMRGRADETPRVAALSSFGIGGVNAHMVLESPTAYTTGRPVDEHATARPHFLPVSARNRAQLVTYVDRIRAFVADARVDSGADSAVEGAADHEAFLARCSDLLGFDSVDDLDLSIPFEDYGTDLEALATLLGDRDRPTGLDPVTPRMSLAEIAGIASAGQDAPVAPTRDLGRFLSALCQVFQTGRTRFRERVAFVFRDVDGLLGQMDDFLADPGAYDLAGSAAKGATEPLVPAAHGDRPTSEVLPELEATRALARRWVAGLETDLSTVAEGPVEKISAPAYPFDRRRFWFTDYVLDAAGEATGGDEPPKDASDAAVVGDRLAEVAGTIRAALSGLLKVPLEEIEDDKDFSSYGLDSIRLIQFTADLDEAFGIHNEPTLILDNPTVGMLAATIGELVGGASESGGTPEIRITPDPAPVDTALTGDVSKAAGSGAQAPATRLTLNFGVRVSPAPVMMLSASTVFDRSRVVGFWRDLKRGAIPELEMRSVDAALMESLGWSGFRYFHVVVRNAAGQYAEAYLAGQGKPLLLIMGIGMAPSFASYQIEALAGKRKIVCISMPGVGLSPVIDDLSLQSLGSFVLGTLDRLGIDEFDILGVSWGSLLATTLAWMAPRRVTNLVLMSPNADMGMVDDPTKYVTGIDEAMTRDFSVVDHGEQADRFFQDAQCLETRAFLRWSTYFGRDTVSHHETMSILPAVTQRSLVIVGARDTIIDPREAEVVALYLKNSERYVIEDASHLPLVTHPELVNELVDRFLDGANAEGLPLPDSSSRSDGREV